The genome window CTTTTTCGATCCAAAGAATCAATGTACCCACTACAGGAGTTCGATCCTGTAACCAacccatttggaatggtaacataAGTGTTATCACACTACATAATACTCCGTAAGATAATTGTGGGTGTTTGACAAATATATACGTGTTAGCGGATTGAGTTAGCGAGTTTGACTAGCTGATAGTATTAGCtagtagaaagatgtttggtaaattagttgttgcctgatagctgattacatacaaaatgacctttaatgatataatttattttctcaaaaagcttatcAAAAAAGCTATTTTAagtagcattttttttttaattttaacgtTTTAGAGAAATGCACTATTATAAAaaactgattaaccaaacattcATAATGACTGTTTAACCAAGCCAAATAGATAATAGTgatcaaacaaatcaaaatttgttGATAAGCTagctaactatattaccaaGCATGGTCATTTTGGTTTCGAATGGAAGTAACACGAGAGAAAAGATAACATAAGTATGTAATTGTAATAAATCCttattttgaaattaacaatatAGTCCACACGAAAACTTATTCCAAATTCTTAAAAACCCACTCATTACATAATAAGCAATCAATCTCATCTCGACCGCTCCGACTCAGTTCTGTCTTCTCTACACAACAGTTGAGATGGAGGCAGCATTATCGCAGTGATTGAAGCCATACCACACTCCTTTGGGCACAAATCTGTTGTATGTAAACGTAACATAATTGCGAGCAGAGATGTACACAGTCACGCTCTGCGGTTTCCAGCCGTCCGATCCAACCCTGTATAGATACAGATAACACACATCATCCATGCACGGCCCTGTAATCTTGAATGTATCCTTGGAGCATCTCTCGAATGTGTCCGAATCTGGGTCGTCAATTCTTGCTGCATATACCTGCATTTACACATTCTATGTTTTCAACACCGCACTGGAAAATGCCAACTAAGATCATAAGGCGGGATTTACCAAAAGTGCTAGCTAGAGCCAGAAAAAGCCACAATAATTATTGGTTAGGGCCAGAAGAGAGGCTCACAAAATATGCTAATTAGGCCAGAAAGAGGTCCGGGTTTACCAAAAATGTCAGCTAGGACTAAAAGGTGAGGTTTATCAAAAATGCCAGACAGGATTTACCCATGTACACTCTCAGCTCGAGTAGTGGTGGCAGGTCCTCGCAATTCAAAAAAAgacaacaaccaaaaaaaaaaaagtaaaataggaTGGGTTTACCTCATTGCCATAGGCATCACCAAATGAAAGGCTGATTTGATCTCTGGTGTATTTAACTGAGGAACAGCTTGTTCTTATGTCCACTGTGTATGAACACTTGGCTGCACCAATCtgaataaaaccaaaaaaaggATCATGAAAATGGCCGGGgtttcctttttctttataatttatgggattaattaactaataattgaTTTTATCAGTTTAATTACCTGTGGGTTGGCTTTGACAGTGAAAGACCTGTTAAAGTGGGGCAGTTCTGAAATATCTCTTGAAGCTGTAGATgtggtgaagaagaagaagatgacaaGAAGGAGAAGTATGGAAAGCTTTCCACCCATTTTCATGCCTGCTTCAAATCCGGCCTGAGCCTATTAGATGTTCACTGAATTTCTAATTGCTCTCTTAATATTTATAGTTGAATGTTTGAAacctacaactataaatataatatttttcaattataagTTGTCAAGCCCAATGTAAGTTGGCAATTGAATCGTATACCTAATTTTTGCCCATATATTTTTCTTGTGTCggacaatataatatacattactGAAAATATTATTAGGTGGCAAGGATATAAGTTCGACTCTCAGTGTAAGCATCCTAATGGTATTTTTGTTGCTCTTTTTGATTTGAGACTTTGAGCTGGTCAACTATGACAAACTAAGTTGGTTTACCTCTCTTTACTCCTTTATCAGTTATGATCACAAGGCAAGGT of Ipomoea triloba cultivar NCNSP0323 chromosome 3, ASM357664v1 contains these proteins:
- the LOC116013889 gene encoding embryo-specific protein ATS3A-like — encoded protein: MKMGGKLSILLLLVIFFFFTTSTASRDISELPHFNRSFTVKANPQIGAAKCSYTVDIRTSCSSVKYTRDQISLSFGDAYGNEVYAARIDDPDSDTFERCSKDTFKITGPCMDDVCYLYLYRVGSDGWKPQSVTVYISARNYVTFTYNRFVPKGVWYGFNHCDNAASISTVV